One genomic window of Osmia bicornis bicornis chromosome 3, iOsmBic2.1, whole genome shotgun sequence includes the following:
- the LOC114872654 gene encoding coiled-coil domain-containing protein 103-like, translating to MSKLKCVINYKSLELELQEALRADELYKLQNDTKIRAVEQNVPTYEAFRQMVLAAHLKPLQHSDIQPKMKGSWNPVVNNDNSNTTMLFDKLDKKHVKDCLKSLNNNNDNYKEIPTTQEQFVQVWKTITTYKNKFNYLQSIRHILRDKIFRTEIPSTLLVEIINVCLQNFSDGNNVITTADILNTLSECNRFSLAVSFMGKDEREMCSRLFNKILINVDYKDAVLRDAIKTLGLIYEVTFE from the exons ATGAGTAAACTAAAATGTgtgataaattataaaagtttAGAATTAGAGCTTCAGGAAGCTCTTAGAGCAGatgaattatataaattacaaaatgataCCAAGATTAGAGCAGTTGAGCAAAATGTACCTACATATGAAGCTTTTAGACAAATG GTACTAGCAGCTCATCTGAAACCTTTACAACACAGTGATATTCAACCTAAAATGAAAGGATCTTGGAATCCTGTtgttaataatgataattccAATACGACAATGCTATTTGATAAGTTAGACAAAAAGCATGTAAAAGATTgtttaaaatcattaaataacaataatgatAACTATAAAGAAATACCCACTACACAGGAACAATTTGTACAAGTTTGGAAAACTATTACaacgtacaaaaataaatttaattatctccAAAGTATAAG ACATATCTTGCGCGACAAAATATTTCGTACTGAAATCCCTTCGACATTACTtgtagaaataataaatgtatgCCTTCAGAATTTTTCGGATGGGAATAACGTTATAACCACTGCTgatattttgaatactttaaGTGAATGCAATAGGTTTTCTTTGGCAGTAAGCTTTATGGGAAAAGATGAAAGAGAAATGTGTTCAcggctttttaataaaattcttattaacGTGGACTATAAAGATGCAGTTCTAAGAGATGCGATTAAAACACTAGGGTTAATTTATGAAGTCACATTTGAATAA